The proteins below come from a single Cylindrospermopsis raciborskii Cr2010 genomic window:
- a CDS encoding DUF29 domain-containing protein: MGFNLYETDFYGWTLKQSRLLKQGDFRQLDITNLVEEIESLGKQERRELENRLAILIGHLLKWEYQAEKRSKSWRATIREQRRMVQKLLSQNPSLKPYLLELIADGYESGKDLVVRETPLDYLDLPEKCPYIPEQILDREYPLE, encoded by the coding sequence ATGGGATTCAATCTCTATGAAACCGACTTTTACGGGTGGACCCTAAAACAGTCCAGGTTACTTAAACAAGGCGATTTTCGACAATTGGATATTACTAACCTAGTAGAGGAAATTGAGTCATTGGGGAAGCAAGAACGTCGGGAGTTAGAAAATCGCCTAGCCATTTTAATCGGTCATTTGCTCAAGTGGGAATACCAAGCTGAAAAACGCAGTAAAAGTTGGAGGGCAACTATTCGCGAACAAAGACGCATGGTACAAAAACTGCTCAGTCAAAACCCTAGTCTTAAACCTTACTTATTGGAGTTAATTGCTGATGGGTATGAATCTGGCAAGGATTTAGTCGTGAGGGAGACTCCACTAGACTACCTAGACCTACCGGAAAAGTGTCCTTATATACCTGAGCAAATCTTGGACCGGGAATACCCGCTTGAATGA
- the clpS gene encoding ATP-dependent Clp protease adapter ClpS — translation MKTRPSPVYAMASAPTVTPDQGTQVVRKPYPNYKVIVLNDDFNTFEHVAKSLMKYIPGMTTEQAWELTNQVHYEGQAIVWVGPQEQAELYHQQLRRAGLTMAPLEAA, via the coding sequence ATGAAAACAAGACCATCTCCCGTTTATGCAATGGCCTCAGCTCCCACTGTCACCCCTGACCAGGGAACTCAAGTAGTTCGCAAACCCTATCCCAATTATAAGGTCATTGTGTTAAATGATGATTTTAATACATTTGAGCATGTGGCTAAATCTTTAATGAAGTATATTCCGGGAATGACCACTGAACAAGCTTGGGAGCTAACTAACCAGGTACACTATGAGGGACAAGCTATTGTTTGGGTAGGACCTCAAGAACAAGCGGAATTATACCACCAACAGCTGCGTCGCGCTGGATTGACTATGGCCCCCCTGGAAGCAGCTTAG
- a CDS encoding tetratricopeptide repeat protein codes for MNSKNSTFSGLTLKSLVLLSSLLIYNSLTIGGFELSANAQVLSSAEREELSRLRTETKIQKQLQSYLSIWLTLLSLFAVGLIATLWVLRKAIIRDIVGRAMRQIGSIENLQTELIAANQKTTGLIEYSQDLALELEQKVNHLKTTIEGEGGKLSVLLSDLPKSKQEFLTALEREVTAAQENISSLEFKLNTQLEQVTLAAQQQRVTIENIKKLESELFAQFSEIKLSIENHRDTAASDISNCRSQLVEQFEILALETLENKTQVVEAITKNASEFTGNLSQLQTNAQEQINSFTGNLSQLQTNAQEQINSFTGNLSQLQTNAQEQINSFIGNLSQLQTNAQQKMDVFTSSLSDINQASKLQLSDLQTDAQKQKDDICNDLAKSQSEFSHYLLQLKNTTESRQGEIIDNWQKSVDEVEQMLFNLHNDVEEQKTNILENLKALGLEFQKQIGDLHNSTEQRQRKFFQTSQHSVDQFISEFTSELSVMKSHMKNDLDHQKTTLIARLAKLEKLEAQFVDKLEKLQLDAENRQYETLKELSQMTPQTPVKEQQLSPPGTDTNTIDVNNITDININVDNPDNFDHRIQEAEELLSQNRYEDALSIYEKITNIQPNQGEHWLKRGFILNKLKRHKEAIGAYNQVIRINPAHYQAWFDIGITCGKLGKHQEAFNCFNKATEIKPEESVAWLNRGLSLVELENYEEAIFSFDKALEIQPSSFKIWDKRGYTLVRLGKDEEAITNFNKALEINPDYGSALYNKAACYALQKNVELALINLQQAIKNKPSYREDAAGDIDFDDINHDPRFQQLIHGD; via the coding sequence ATGAACAGCAAAAACTCCACTTTTTCCGGACTAACATTAAAAAGCCTAGTTCTATTGTCATCTTTATTGATATATAACAGTTTGACTATTGGAGGGTTTGAATTGTCTGCAAATGCTCAGGTACTGTCAAGTGCGGAAAGGGAAGAACTAAGTAGACTTAGGACAGAAACTAAGATTCAGAAGCAACTACAGTCGTATTTGAGTATTTGGTTGACATTGCTCAGTTTGTTTGCGGTGGGTTTAATAGCCACTCTATGGGTTTTAAGAAAGGCCATAATTAGGGATATTGTTGGACGAGCAATGAGACAAATTGGGAGTATAGAAAACTTGCAGACGGAGCTAATTGCTGCTAATCAAAAGACAACTGGTTTGATTGAGTATTCACAAGATTTAGCCTTAGAGTTGGAACAAAAGGTGAATCACCTGAAAACGACTATTGAGGGTGAGGGAGGGAAATTATCCGTACTTTTATCTGATTTGCCCAAGTCGAAGCAGGAATTTTTAACTGCGTTGGAAAGGGAAGTAACAGCTGCGCAGGAGAATATTAGTAGCTTAGAATTTAAGCTGAATACTCAATTGGAGCAAGTGACTCTTGCTGCGCAACAGCAAAGGGTAACTATTGAAAATATTAAAAAACTAGAATCGGAGCTATTTGCCCAGTTTTCGGAAATAAAATTATCTATAGAAAATCATCGAGATACTGCTGCTAGTGATATTAGTAATTGTCGTTCTCAGTTAGTTGAGCAGTTTGAGATTTTGGCACTGGAAACTCTAGAAAACAAAACCCAGGTTGTGGAAGCTATCACCAAAAATGCGTCGGAATTTACTGGTAATTTGTCCCAGTTACAAACCAATGCTCAAGAACAAATAAATAGCTTTACTGGTAATTTGTCCCAGTTACAAACCAATGCTCAAGAACAAATAAATAGCTTTACTGGTAATTTGTCCCAGTTACAAACCAATGCTCAAGAACAAATAAATAGCTTTATTGGTAATTTGTCCCAGTTACAAACCAATGCTCAGCAGAAGATGGATGTCTTTACATCTAGTTTATCAGATATAAATCAAGCCAGTAAATTACAATTATCGGATTTACAAACTGATGCTCAAAAACAAAAAGACGATATTTGCAACGATTTGGCAAAATCACAGTCCGAATTTTCTCACTACTTGCTACAGCTAAAGAACACCACTGAAAGTCGCCAAGGAGAAATAATTGATAATTGGCAAAAATCTGTTGATGAGGTTGAACAGATGCTTTTTAACCTTCACAATGATGTAGAGGAACAAAAAACTAATATATTAGAAAATCTAAAAGCTTTGGGCTTAGAGTTCCAGAAGCAAATTGGGGATTTACACAACTCTACTGAACAACGTCAGCGCAAATTCTTTCAAACCTCCCAACATTCCGTTGACCAGTTCATATCAGAGTTTACCTCTGAACTATCAGTTATGAAATCACACATGAAAAATGATCTTGATCATCAAAAAACAACCTTGATAGCACGACTAGCAAAACTAGAAAAGTTAGAGGCTCAATTTGTTGATAAACTAGAAAAATTGCAACTAGATGCGGAAAATCGCCAGTATGAAACCTTAAAAGAATTATCACAAATGACTCCCCAAACTCCCGTAAAGGAACAACAGCTATCACCACCGGGGACTGACACCAATACTATTGATGTTAATAATATTACTGATATTAATATCAATGTTGATAATCCTGATAATTTTGATCATCGGATTCAAGAAGCAGAAGAGCTGCTTTCACAAAACCGTTATGAAGATGCTTTGTCAATTTATGAAAAAATCACCAATATTCAACCCAACCAGGGAGAACATTGGTTAAAACGTGGTTTTATCCTCAATAAACTCAAAAGACATAAAGAAGCAATTGGAGCATACAATCAGGTAATTAGAATTAACCCAGCACACTACCAAGCATGGTTTGACATTGGTATTACCTGTGGTAAACTAGGTAAACATCAAGAAGCTTTCAATTGTTTTAATAAAGCCACAGAAATCAAACCGGAAGAGAGTGTTGCTTGGTTGAATCGTGGTTTATCCCTGGTGGAATTAGAAAATTACGAAGAGGCCATATTTTCCTTTGATAAAGCACTAGAAATCCAACCCAGTTCCTTTAAAATTTGGGATAAAAGAGGTTATACATTAGTCAGATTAGGAAAAGACGAGGAAGCAATTACTAACTTTAATAAAGCCCTAGAAATCAACCCAGACTACGGTAGCGCCTTATATAACAAAGCAGCTTGTTATGCACTACAAAAGAATGTAGAATTAGCCTTGATCAATTTGCAACAAGCTATAAAAAACAAACCTAGTTATAGGGAAGACGCTGCAGGTGATATAGACTTTGATGACATCAACCATGACCCCAGATTTCAACAATTAATTCATGGTGATTAA
- a CDS encoding DUF2103 domain-containing protein, which produces MSKLTDGRLVWNHSTHIPGLIPILERLCQQHGITTVTPAVIGRVKGHAPKMQLRVSVPIRGGYKVIARQGKTVQEVFVVTSLPQEELENAIAIAMKTA; this is translated from the coding sequence ATGAGTAAACTAACAGATGGTAGACTTGTTTGGAATCATTCTACCCATATTCCCGGACTTATTCCTATTTTAGAACGTTTATGTCAACAACATGGCATTACTACTGTAACGCCAGCAGTAATTGGCAGAGTTAAAGGACACGCTCCTAAAATGCAGTTGCGTGTCTCCGTACCAATTCGCGGTGGTTATAAGGTAATTGCACGCCAGGGTAAAACCGTACAGGAAGTGTTTGTGGTTACTAGTTTACCACAGGAAGAATTGGAAAATGCGATCGCGATCGCTATGAAAACTGCATGA
- the pyrR gene encoding bifunctional pyr operon transcriptional regulator/uracil phosphoribosyltransferase PyrR, whose amino-acid sequence MSTKVVEILSSEELRRTSIRLASQIVEKTRDLSQLVFLGIYTRGVCLAKLLARQVENLEGISVSVGALDITFYRDDLDKIGPRTPAKTHIPFDLTGKTVILVDDVIFKGRTIRAALNAVNEYGRPELIRLAVLVDRGHRELPIHPDFIGKKLPTTKEEIVKVYLQDFDGRDAVELISN is encoded by the coding sequence ATGTCTACTAAGGTAGTTGAAATTCTCTCATCGGAAGAATTACGTCGTACTTCAATTCGTCTGGCTTCTCAAATTGTAGAAAAGACTCGGGATTTATCACAGTTAGTTTTTTTAGGTATCTACACCAGAGGAGTATGTCTAGCTAAGTTATTGGCACGTCAAGTCGAAAATTTAGAAGGTATCAGCGTCTCCGTGGGAGCATTGGATATCACATTCTATCGTGACGACCTAGACAAAATTGGACCAAGAACCCCAGCTAAAACTCACATACCTTTTGATTTGACGGGTAAAACTGTGATTTTGGTGGATGATGTGATTTTTAAAGGTAGAACCATTCGCGCAGCTCTGAATGCTGTTAATGAATATGGTAGACCGGAACTAATTCGTTTAGCAGTTCTAGTAGACCGAGGTCACCGAGAATTACCTATTCATCCTGATTTTATCGGTAAAAAATTACCAACTACCAAGGAAGAAATTGTTAAGGTTTACCTGCAAGATTTTGATGGTAGAGACGCAGTGGAGTTAATCAGCAATTAA
- a CDS encoding molybdenum cofactor biosynthesis protein MoaE, whose protein sequence is MNPPKILVNLPTKPRAEDSFAITLAPLLPEEIYTAAQDLSNGAVVLMSGVVRNQTDGKPVVALEYQAYEPMALQVFYQIATHIRHQWSNVNRVVIHHRIGKLRVGEISVLVAVGSPHRGEAFSACQYAIDTLKHQAPIWKKEYWQDGSSSWVSIGLCQQEC, encoded by the coding sequence ATGAACCCCCCGAAAATCTTAGTTAATTTACCGACTAAACCCAGAGCGGAAGACAGTTTTGCCATTACCCTAGCTCCCCTATTACCAGAAGAAATATATACTGCTGCTCAAGACCTGAGCAATGGTGCGGTTGTATTGATGAGTGGTGTTGTTCGTAATCAAACCGATGGTAAGCCCGTAGTAGCATTAGAGTATCAAGCCTACGAACCTATGGCTTTGCAGGTGTTTTACCAAATTGCTACCCATATTCGTCATCAATGGTCTAATGTGAATAGGGTAGTGATTCATCATCGCATTGGCAAATTGAGAGTGGGAGAAATTAGCGTCCTAGTAGCGGTAGGATCTCCCCACCGAGGTGAAGCCTTTTCTGCTTGTCAGTACGCGATAGATACCCTTAAACATCAGGCACCAATTTGGAAAAAAGAATATTGGCAAGATGGTTCTAGTTCTTGGGTAAGTATTGGCTTGTGTCAACAAGAATGTTGA
- the cbiB gene encoding adenosylcobinamide-phosphate synthase CbiB, whose translation MAAFLDYIIGDPWGWPHPVRVMGWFISGWTQFSWQHFYGPLSQRLAGIGLALTTIGAAAVSGWLIVHIAHWLHPWLGITVASILLASCFALHSLTKAALDVIKPLNDGKLSQAREILSQYVGRDTADLSESEILRAVLETVTENATDGVMAPLFYAIIGILIPAVGPIPLALGYKASSTLDSMVGYREPPYTYIGWFSAKLEDCLTWVPCRLTVITLAILSLKPLSVWRLCRRDAIQDPSPNSGWSECAYAAILGVQMGGLNWYKGVAKYKPLLGDPIYPITSTSIYRALQLTRYSFLLWLGLTILAYKIITTYYIDYHVY comes from the coding sequence ATGGCTGCTTTCTTAGATTACATCATTGGTGATCCCTGGGGTTGGCCTCACCCTGTTAGGGTAATGGGTTGGTTTATTTCTGGTTGGACTCAATTTTCCTGGCAACACTTCTATGGGCCCCTATCACAGCGTCTAGCTGGTATTGGTTTGGCCTTGACTACAATTGGTGCTGCTGCTGTATCTGGGTGGCTGATTGTTCATATTGCTCACTGGTTACACCCCTGGTTAGGTATTACTGTTGCCAGTATTTTGCTGGCCAGTTGTTTTGCCCTTCACAGTTTAACCAAAGCTGCTTTGGATGTTATCAAACCTTTAAATGATGGCAAATTATCACAAGCTCGAGAGATTCTCAGTCAATACGTGGGTAGAGATACAGCAGATCTCTCGGAATCAGAAATCCTGCGAGCAGTTTTAGAAACTGTGACGGAAAATGCCACTGATGGGGTTATGGCCCCTCTATTTTATGCTATCATCGGTATATTGATTCCCGCTGTTGGTCCTATTCCTTTGGCCCTAGGTTATAAAGCCAGTAGCACTTTAGATTCTATGGTTGGTTATCGAGAACCTCCCTATACCTATATCGGTTGGTTTAGTGCTAAGCTAGAGGATTGTTTGACCTGGGTTCCCTGTCGTTTAACAGTCATTACGTTGGCTATTTTGTCACTTAAACCCCTAAGTGTTTGGCGTCTTTGTAGGCGGGATGCCATTCAAGACCCTAGCCCCAATTCTGGTTGGAGTGAGTGCGCCTATGCTGCCATTTTGGGCGTCCAGATGGGAGGATTAAACTGGTATAAAGGAGTAGCTAAGTATAAGCCACTTTTAGGGGATCCTATTTATCCCATTACTTCTACTTCCATTTATCGAGCTTTACAATTAACTCGATATTCCTTTTTACTTTGGTTAGGGTTGACAATTTTAGCATATAAAATTATCACAACTTATTATATTGACTATCATGTCTACTAA
- a CDS encoding chloride channel protein, translated as MSLLPPTQMHKVFQPTTFPHISTFLTNLIRRFEPSQETVVLFLAILIGSGTGMGVVTFHYLIEFVHDLMLENLMASIGRWGAWTLACVPTLGGIVVGLMRWRTQDFGPGLLSLIAVSQGKEVKQKLRPVTKMIAAGVSLGSGASLGPEGPSVEIGANFGVLFSDVLQVSQERQRLLIGAGAAAGLAAGFNAPIAGVFFALEVVLGATSFATSAVSIVLLAAVVAALIAQIGLGGQPAFTLPAYEVRSLLELPLYLGLGLGASVVALTYKQSISMAQNLFNGKFKGLAFLGKIPKPIQPVIGGFLVGLVALKYPQILGIGYGTVEAILQDREFSLYLLLALMLLKLLATAISSASGFVGGLFAPAMFLGASLGSAYGKFLSLIFPSVAEYMAAPPAYAMVGMAAVLAASVRAPLTAILMLFELTRDYRIVLPLMAAVGLSIWLMELIKPTVSSNVNLQQIGLAELKDHKLEVIQTISVAEAIHFHPKKIPANLSVLEAALEMIHDHVPSALVIDANEKLVGIVSLDDINRTLSRWENYQTPSDQLKPDFFGQTILDICTTDILYAWQDEPLSEALDRMALRGLQQLPVLDRHNPDCIVGLLEQKEIALTCNLATTRKVVEPYLSKDC; from the coding sequence ATGAGCTTATTGCCCCCCACACAAATGCATAAGGTATTTCAACCGACTACCTTTCCTCATATTTCCACTTTCTTAACTAATCTGATTCGCCGTTTCGAGCCATCCCAGGAAACGGTGGTATTATTTCTAGCTATACTTATCGGTAGTGGTACAGGTATGGGTGTAGTAACCTTTCACTATCTAATTGAATTTGTTCACGACTTAATGTTAGAAAACCTAATGGCATCCATAGGAAGGTGGGGAGCTTGGACTTTAGCTTGTGTTCCTACCTTGGGTGGCATAGTTGTTGGTTTAATGCGTTGGCGCACTCAGGATTTTGGTCCTGGGCTTTTGTCTTTAATTGCTGTTTCCCAAGGGAAGGAAGTTAAGCAAAAACTTCGTCCCGTTACCAAAATGATAGCTGCTGGTGTTTCTTTGGGTAGTGGTGCTTCCCTAGGTCCAGAGGGTCCGAGTGTGGAAATTGGGGCAAATTTTGGGGTTTTATTCTCAGATGTCTTACAAGTTTCTCAAGAACGACAAAGACTGTTAATAGGAGCAGGCGCTGCTGCTGGTTTAGCCGCTGGGTTTAATGCTCCCATTGCTGGGGTGTTTTTTGCCTTGGAAGTGGTTTTGGGCGCTACCTCTTTTGCTACTTCGGCAGTTAGTATAGTTTTACTAGCAGCAGTGGTGGCAGCCTTAATCGCCCAAATTGGTTTGGGCGGTCAACCGGCTTTTACTTTACCTGCATACGAGGTTCGTAGTCTTTTGGAGTTACCCCTATATCTGGGTTTAGGTTTGGGAGCTAGTGTGGTAGCTCTTACTTATAAACAATCTATTAGCATGGCCCAAAACTTGTTTAATGGCAAATTTAAGGGTCTGGCATTTTTAGGTAAGATTCCCAAACCTATACAACCAGTTATCGGTGGTTTTCTGGTTGGTTTGGTAGCTTTAAAGTATCCCCAAATTTTGGGTATTGGTTATGGAACCGTGGAAGCTATTTTACAAGACCGGGAATTTTCTTTGTATCTCTTGCTGGCTTTAATGTTGTTAAAACTATTAGCAACGGCAATTAGTTCGGCCAGTGGTTTTGTAGGGGGACTTTTTGCCCCAGCAATGTTTTTAGGCGCATCCCTGGGTTCTGCATACGGAAAGTTCCTGTCCTTGATATTCCCAAGTGTAGCTGAGTATATGGCTGCACCCCCCGCTTATGCCATGGTTGGTATGGCTGCTGTTTTGGCTGCCAGTGTTCGAGCTCCTTTAACTGCTATATTAATGTTATTTGAACTGACCCGTGACTACCGTATTGTTTTGCCTTTAATGGCAGCAGTGGGTTTAAGTATATGGCTCATGGAATTGATTAAACCTACTGTTAGTTCCAATGTGAACCTACAACAAATTGGTCTTGCGGAATTAAAAGATCACAAATTGGAAGTGATTCAAACCATTTCTGTTGCTGAGGCCATCCATTTCCACCCCAAAAAAATCCCTGCCAATCTTAGCGTGCTAGAAGCAGCTTTGGAAATGATCCACGATCATGTTCCTAGCGCCCTAGTGATTGATGCTAATGAAAAATTGGTGGGTATTGTCTCTTTGGATGATATTAATCGCACCCTTTCTCGCTGGGAAAACTACCAAACTCCCTCTGACCAACTAAAACCCGATTTTTTTGGTCAAACCATTCTCGATATTTGTACCACCGATATCCTTTATGCTTGGCAAGATGAACCTTTGTCTGAGGCTTTAGACCGTATGGCACTCAGAGGACTGCAGCAATTACCGGTATTAGACAGGCATAATCCTGATTGTATTGTGGGTTTGTTAGAACAAAAGGAAATTGCTTTAACCTGTAATTTAGCAACTACTCGCAAAGTAGTAGAGCCTTATTTATCTAAAGACTGCTGA
- a CDS encoding ATP-binding response regulator, whose protein sequence is MNDEIIKVLLINDAEDDYILTRSWFRQFQLITCDLEWVNSYQLAKESIAQYQHDIYLVDYYLESNNGLKLLREATENGWNFPFILLARKEDIKSDMEVIKIGAVDYLEKSQLTAPLLEKSIRYAIEKKQRDEKIHQQEILLDGSNDAIFVTDLDHQHILFWNKAAERIYGWSAEIAMTKQIHHLFSAEKLPQLSRVLKVLTSYGNWEGELTQINKSEQEVIVASRWTLVMTFNRKHQSILVVNTDITQKKQLEQKFLRVQRLESIGTLASGVVHDLNNVLTPILMTAQILETQVKDEKPRQLIPILIASAKRGANLVKQVLSFARGMEGERTILQIKHLLIEVQNIIKETFPKTIILTTEIPQSLWTVCGDATQLHQVLMNLCINARDAMPNGGTLSIKSENILIDEHYTQTHTDFKPGAYVLISIRDTGMGIKPTLIDRIFEPFFTTKDVGQGTGLGLSTVLGIVKAHGGFINVYSRENKGSEFQVYLPAQDTSEIMETTEISPPRGHGETILVVDDEPAICEITKASLENYNYRVMTAHDGIEAIALYVEHRDQISLILTDIVMPSMDGLTSIRTLKKINPHLKIIAFSGLAPSDKINAAYSIGVTAFLCKPFTATQLLQTISAVNGVNNFAIN, encoded by the coding sequence ATGAATGATGAAATCATAAAAGTTTTGTTAATTAATGATGCTGAGGATGATTATATTTTAACTCGCAGCTGGTTTAGACAATTCCAGCTGATTACCTGCGACTTAGAATGGGTGAATAGTTATCAATTGGCGAAGGAATCCATAGCCCAATACCAACATGATATTTATCTAGTGGACTATTATTTAGAGAGTAATAATGGCTTAAAACTATTGCGGGAGGCTACAGAAAATGGTTGGAACTTTCCATTTATTCTGTTAGCACGTAAAGAGGATATAAAATCAGATATGGAGGTGATAAAAATTGGAGCGGTCGATTATCTGGAAAAAAGTCAATTAACAGCCCCCTTGTTAGAAAAATCCATCCGTTATGCGATTGAAAAAAAACAAAGAGATGAGAAAATTCACCAACAAGAGATCTTGCTGGATGGGTCTAATGATGCGATTTTTGTAACTGATTTAGATCATCAGCACATTTTATTTTGGAATAAAGCAGCAGAACGTATATATGGTTGGTCTGCGGAAATAGCAATGACAAAACAAATTCATCACTTATTTTCAGCAGAAAAGTTACCTCAACTTTCCCGGGTGCTTAAAGTGCTAACCAGCTATGGCAATTGGGAAGGGGAACTGACACAAATTAATAAGTCCGAGCAAGAAGTAATTGTTGCGAGTCGCTGGACATTAGTAATGACCTTCAACCGTAAACATCAATCTATTTTAGTGGTTAATACTGATATTACCCAAAAAAAGCAATTGGAGCAGAAATTCCTACGGGTTCAAAGACTAGAAAGTATCGGTACTTTGGCTAGTGGTGTGGTCCACGATCTAAATAATGTTCTCACCCCAATTTTGATGACAGCACAAATCTTAGAAACTCAAGTGAAAGATGAAAAACCTCGTCAACTGATTCCTATATTAATTGCTAGTGCTAAACGCGGCGCAAATTTGGTTAAACAAGTGTTATCCTTTGCCAGAGGTATGGAAGGGGAGCGGACTATTTTACAAATAAAACACTTACTCATAGAAGTTCAGAATATTATTAAAGAAACATTCCCTAAAACTATTATTTTAACCACTGAAATTCCTCAAAGTCTATGGACTGTCTGTGGTGATGCTACTCAATTACATCAGGTTTTAATGAATTTATGTATCAATGCCCGGGATGCTATGCCCAATGGTGGTACTTTAAGTATTAAGTCTGAAAATATATTGATTGATGAACATTATACCCAAACACATACTGATTTTAAACCAGGTGCTTATGTGTTGATTAGTATCAGAGATACGGGCATGGGTATTAAACCAACCCTCATTGATCGGATATTTGAACCTTTCTTCACCACTAAGGATGTTGGTCAGGGTACGGGTTTAGGACTTTCTACGGTTTTGGGGATTGTTAAAGCTCATGGTGGTTTTATTAATGTTTACAGTCGAGAAAACAAGGGTAGTGAGTTTCAAGTTTATTTACCAGCTCAAGATACAAGTGAAATTATGGAGACCACAGAAATATCCCCTCCTCGTGGTCACGGAGAAACCATTTTGGTGGTTGATGATGAACCAGCTATTTGTGAAATAACAAAAGCATCACTAGAGAATTATAACTATCGGGTAATGACCGCCCATGACGGTATTGAAGCGATCGCCTTATATGTGGAACATCGAGATCAGATATCTCTGATTCTAACTGATATAGTTATGCCATCCATGGATGGATTGACCAGTATTCGAACTCTCAAGAAAATTAATCCCCATTTAAAAATTATTGCTTTTAGTGGGTTAGCACCTAGTGATAAAATTAATGCAGCTTATAGTATAGGCGTAACAGCATTTTTATGTAAACCTTTTACTGCTACTCAGTTATTGCAAACCATTAGTGCGGTAAATGGAGTAAATAATTTTGCCATCAATTAA
- a CDS encoding Rrf2 family transcriptional regulator, which yields MKLTTRGHYSVKALLDLSLQPKYGPASVKAIASRQEIPAAYLEKLLIEMRHAGLVHSLRGSIGGYKLARHPQQISIGEILEAVGENIADLAVKVSPSTQAEDWVTFTLWQRLNQKLREALYSITLADLYYDARSRQAAVGEEASFVV from the coding sequence ATGAAATTAACTACCAGGGGACACTATAGTGTAAAGGCGTTGCTGGATTTGAGTTTACAACCAAAATATGGGCCTGCTTCCGTGAAGGCGATCGCCTCGCGGCAAGAAATTCCTGCTGCTTATTTAGAAAAGCTATTGATAGAAATGCGTCATGCTGGTTTAGTTCACTCCCTACGTGGGAGTATTGGTGGCTATAAATTAGCAAGACACCCTCAACAAATTTCCATAGGGGAGATTTTAGAAGCGGTGGGGGAAAATATCGCTGATTTGGCTGTGAAAGTTTCACCATCCACACAAGCTGAAGATTGGGTGACATTTACTTTGTGGCAAAGACTCAACCAAAAGTTACGAGAAGCTCTATATAGCATTACCTTGGCTGACCTCTATTATGATGCTAGAAGCAGACAAGCTGCTGTTGGGGAAGAAGCAAGTTTTGTGGTTTAG
- a CDS encoding AbrB family transcriptional regulator produces the protein MPKQKKIDPLVGEELLQRVKELGSETREEKAKQCGYYTITKNGIERVNIMKFLNALIEAEGIQLDGAPGANGRGGRSASYRVSVQSNNNLLIGSAYTKQMNLKPGDEFVITLGKKHIRLRQVEPEEREDDDQLEEVTA, from the coding sequence ATGCCTAAGCAAAAGAAAATTGATCCTCTTGTTGGTGAAGAACTGCTCCAAAGGGTTAAGGAGCTAGGGAGCGAAACCAGGGAAGAGAAAGCTAAACAGTGTGGCTACTATACCATTACCAAGAATGGCATAGAGCGGGTGAATATAATGAAGTTCTTGAACGCCTTAATTGAGGCCGAGGGTATTCAGTTAGATGGCGCACCCGGTGCCAACGGTCGTGGTGGAAGGAGTGCCAGCTATAGAGTTAGCGTCCAGTCGAACAACAATTTACTCATAGGTTCAGCTTACACAAAACAGATGAATCTAAAACCCGGCGATGAATTTGTCATCACCTTAGGTAAAAAGCATATTCGACTGCGACAAGTAGAGCCAGAAGAAAGAGAAGATGATGATCAGCTGGAAGAAGTAACAGCCTAA